Part of the Sphingorhabdus pulchriflava genome is shown below.
GGTAGGCCTTGTAGGTCTTCTTGCGGTGGTGTTGTTCGCATGGATTGCGAGTATGGTCATCGACCGGGCCGAACAGAAAGCCGCGCAGACAGGACCAGCGGGATCGGCGTCGGTTTCACCATCGGAGCCCATGGTCAAAGACGAGCCGCTTGCCGAACTTGGGGTGACGCCCGCTGCCCCCGAACAGGCCGGTCCGCAAACGGCGCCAACGCAGCCCACGCAGGCACCAACACAATAATCCATGTGGAGTAAGTCAACTCGCACCGCGGCCATCGGGTCGGCATTTGCGATTCTGCTGGTCAGTTTGGGCGCCATTTTATGGTCGATGAATGACTCAGGTGAAGAGTCGCGAAGGACGAAAGTCGCGCTTCTTTCCAGCATTCCATTACAATGGGGCGAGGGCGATTTGAAATCGGTCGTCGAGGGCGAAGGGCATCCTGATCCGTTATTCGAGCGCCTTTTCGAAAAGCGCGATGTGGTTGCAGTCGACAATTTTGAGCAAGTCCAGGCTTCCAGCGTAAAAGTGGCTGTTCTGATCCAGCCAAAGGCCTTTTCGCCCGAAGATCTGGTGCGACTGGACAACTGGGTTCGCGCCGGAGGTAGGCTGGTCTTCTTTGCGGATCCAGCGCTTGACTGGCCCACGTCGTTGTCGCTGGGTGACGCGCAACGACCGCTGTTCACCTCGCTGCACTCCCCATTATTTGCGCATTGGGGTCTAGAGCTTGTTTTGCCCGTTGATGCTGAACACGCGCATAGTCAAATTGATGCAAAGCTAGGCAAATTCAACCTAGCGCTGAAATCGCCTGGTTCATGGATACCGACTGCGACAGGGAAAACAGACTCGCAACCTTGCAGAATCGAGCGCAGTGCATTGATCGCCGAATGCCGTCTCGGAAAGGGGCAAGCGATTCTGGTGGCCGATGTTGACATGTTGAACAGCGATTTTTGGGAATCCGCAGTTCCGGGTGTCACCAAATCATCGAATATCGAATTGGCCGAGTATCTAATTGCATCCGCTGAAGATGGGCAACGTGTAGTTGGGTCAGCCTGGGATTTTCTGGGCAACTAGGGGTGCGACGACCGGCCGCATAATAAAAATACATATAATACAATTAATTAGTATGTATTCGAATGATGTTCGCCATCATGTTGATTGGGGGCATTGGCGTGCGGATTAACTTTTGAACTGACGGAATTGCGCCCATTCGCCGTAAAATAATTTACGATTCCCATAGAATCCCTCTTTTCATCCATAAATTCCCTTGATATGGAGTTGTCCAATCGGGGTGGAATCCAATTTGTTGCGTTCTTCAGAACGTCGACGTCGAAGCAAGGCGCTTCTGCGGCCAGTGGATTTTACCCGAAAGAAAGGGGGAATGGGGTTCAGTGTCCGCACTCGTTGTCTATGCCGGTTCCGGTTTATCGACGATCGATGCCAAAGGGCGCGTGACCATTCCTGCCGAGCTGCGCGACACGGTTTCTGAATCAAGCGGCGAGAACATCGTATGCATATCGCGCCACCCGACATTGCCCTGCCTTATCGGCTATGGCCGTGCTGAACGTCAAAAGCTTCGCGCAGACATTGAAGCCCAATGGCAGGCCGCAGTGCAGCGCGGCGGCGAATTCGACCGCGAAAGCGCTGGCGTCGTGGCATCTTCGATTTTCGAAACTGCATTTGAGGTGAGCGGGCGTTTCGTTCTTCAGCCTATGCTTCGCCATTTCGGCAAGCTCGGCGATCGGGCCTTTTTCTTCGGCGCGACGACGCATTTCATGCTCTGGAACCCTGATGTGTTCCAGGAGTCGGCGCCGCCGGCCTTCGCGCACGTCCGCGAAGAGCTCGACTATTGGCTCAACGATCATATGAGGCGCGGCAAATGACCGGCGCTTCGCCCCATATTCCAGTTTTGCTGGATGAAGTAATTCACGCACTGGCCATCACCCCTGGTTCAGTCGTTGTGGATGGTACCTTTGGTGCAGGCGGATATAGCCGGGCTATCCTGGCTGCCGGTGCGCGCGTTCATGCATTTGATCGCGATCCCGATGCGCTTGCCATGGGTGCTGAACTTGCAGGTCGGAGTGGCGGTGCCTTGCGCCTCCACTCCGCCTGCTTTTCTGAAATGGACCGGCGCCTTGCTGAAGAAGGTGTCGGGCAGGTCGATGCTGTGGTTTTCGATATTGGCGTTTCGTCAATGCAGCTCGACCGTGCGGATCGCGGTTTTTCGTTCCAGAAGGATGGCCCCCTCGACATGCGGATGAGCCAGTCGGGCGAAAGTGCTGCCGATTTTGTCAACACGGCCGATGAAGGCGACATTGCCAATGTCATCTATCTCTATGGCGAAGAGCCAAAGTCGCGGCGCATCGCGCGTGCAATTGTTGCGGCGCGCCCAATCGACAGTACATCGAGCCTGGCGGCGATAGTTCGAAAGGCGCTCGGTCACCGCCCCGGGGCCCCCAAGGATCCCGCGACGCGGACATTTCAAGCGCTACGGATCCACATCAATCGCGAGCTTGACGAGCTCATGCTTGGTTTGGAGGCCGCTGAACGCATTTTGAAGCCCGGTGGCAGATTGGTTGTGGTCAGTTTTCACAGCCTTGAAGATCGCATCGTTAAACAATTCTTGCGCGATCGTAGTGGCTCAGGCGGCTCAATGTCGCGGCATATGCCGGAAATGGCTCCGGTGAAGCATCCGACCTTTCTGAAACCCGCAAAGGCGGTTCGTCCGTCGGCCCGCGAGCTGGCTGCCAACCCGCGGGCGCGGTCCGCGACGTTGAGGGCTGCAATACGTTCCGATGCTACGCCCTGGAACCAGCAGGAGAAGGCCGCATGACGCTTGCCATGAAACGCCTCAAAAATATCGGCTGGCTGGCGCTTGTTTTTGCAACGGCTGTGTTGCTCTATCCTCTGTCGCTCAATGTGGCAGCACTCCATAGTGATTTGGCGAAGGTCAACAGCGACATTTTGGAAACCGAGCGCGAAATCCGTTTCCTGCAGGCCGAAATCCGAACCCGGGCGAGCGTGGCGCAATTGGAAGAGTGGAACAGCCTGCTCTATGGCTATGCCCCGCCAAGCGCGGAACAGTTTATCGATGGCGAACGTGGTCTTGCAAGTCTGGGTGGTCAAGAGCAGGTGGTGAAACCTGTAATGGTTGCCGTGAACGATATCGACGGCGTTGCCCCTGCAGGGGAGATCGGTACGCCCGGTGGAGCGCCTTCTCTGATAGTTGACGAAAAGCCAGCCAATCGGGAACAGGTGCGCGAAGTGAAGGTTGCGCTGGCAACGACGGTCAAGGCGTCGCCCGAGCCAGTTCGTTCTGCGCCAAAGGGACGAACCGAACGTTTGGCAAGCATTGACGACAAGCTGCTTTCCGATAGCGTGCTTCGCGAAATCCAGTCCGCTGCCGAAAAGGAAAATCGCCGCAAATGACCACCTTTGTCGTCCGCCCGCACAGCCGCCACGCGATCAACGCGGTGCGCGTCCATGCGGCGATGGCATTTTGGCGGCTGCTCATATTGGCCGGCTTCTTCGGGCTTTTTCTGATCCTGATTCTTGGGCGGCTCACGACGCTGGCCATCTTCGAGGGTAGCAGGGCCTTCGGAGCGACCGGCGGCGCCTATGTACCTGAGCGCGGGGATATTGTTGACCGCAATGGCGCCCCGCTCGCCCGCACTATCCAGGGCTATGCGATTTGGGTGAACCCTGACCG
Proteins encoded:
- the rsmH gene encoding 16S rRNA (cytosine(1402)-N(4))-methyltransferase RsmH, with amino-acid sequence MTGASPHIPVLLDEVIHALAITPGSVVVDGTFGAGGYSRAILAAGARVHAFDRDPDALAMGAELAGRSGGALRLHSACFSEMDRRLAEEGVGQVDAVVFDIGVSSMQLDRADRGFSFQKDGPLDMRMSQSGESAADFVNTADEGDIANVIYLYGEEPKSRRIARAIVAARPIDSTSSLAAIVRKALGHRPGAPKDPATRTFQALRIHINRELDELMLGLEAAERILKPGGRLVVVSFHSLEDRIVKQFLRDRSGSGGSMSRHMPEMAPVKHPTFLKPAKAVRPSARELAANPRARSATLRAAIRSDATPWNQQEKAA
- a CDS encoding DUF4350 domain-containing protein, with the protein product MKSVVEGEGHPDPLFERLFEKRDVVAVDNFEQVQASSVKVAVLIQPKAFSPEDLVRLDNWVRAGGRLVFFADPALDWPTSLSLGDAQRPLFTSLHSPLFAHWGLELVLPVDAEHAHSQIDAKLGKFNLALKSPGSWIPTATGKTDSQPCRIERSALIAECRLGKGQAILVADVDMLNSDFWESAVPGVTKSSNIELAEYLIASAEDGQRVVGSAWDFLGN
- a CDS encoding division/cell wall cluster transcriptional repressor MraZ; the protein is MSALVVYAGSGLSTIDAKGRVTIPAELRDTVSESSGENIVCISRHPTLPCLIGYGRAERQKLRADIEAQWQAAVQRGGEFDRESAGVVASSIFETAFEVSGRFVLQPMLRHFGKLGDRAFFFGATTHFMLWNPDVFQESAPPAFAHVREELDYWLNDHMRRGK